Proteins from a genomic interval of Liolophura sinensis isolate JHLJ2023 chromosome 3, CUHK_Ljap_v2, whole genome shotgun sequence:
- the LOC135463975 gene encoding zinc metalloproteinase nas-38-like, translated as MEGLMRRTFDFSTTCPGGIILKVKDTQINRRDLRLGADEAAVIAEGLFDQSFEDRVDVWCKVAKLTQELAASIGRTVDTFDISELKLYQGDILLTPRTVDKLVDHDETPGRKQRTLRPSGSNPDFALLAKDRSARSAERVKRKVITDKQYFWDNAIVPWRFDDSKLSGPWCYSYIGKDPAGQPVSIGRGCETLGIISHEIGHAIGFSHEQSRPDRNRYVRINFSNVWRGFEGNFYANKWNTFHTENTPYDYSSLMHYASRDFARDVSRDTLEAVDPAMRATMGQRDELSFWDIKGANSRYCSQSCGEDSLEWDRCAHEGFRNPNNCSECLCPLGWAPPFCEEPISSTDCGINTFEATTSVQTFTTPGYNEDGMALETTCAYRFTAPDNMRVRMKFVNDFVIEDSSRIARAPACGSFVEVRHQNMAVTGPRFCGRETPQEEFVSHGSDLLLTTANFFTSNRGFQVEYSAEFCGGCSAESNSDSQPACLSTELYPCNSVSTPRENLCFDVAADNKYYCCDGFTLSGDTCSRQTGIISPATTEATTTTAEPTTTTTEATTTTTQPTTTTTQPTTTTTQPTTTTTQPTTTTTQPTTTTTQPTTTTTQPTTTTTEGTTTTFSPIVVFTSSLFFVFFYVLEKFLYQEEDKTLNSAEIICEWLSDKLSDNV; from the exons ATGGAGGGCTTGATGAGACGGACGTTCGACTTTAGCACGACGTGTCCTGGTGGCATCATCCTTAAAGTTAAAGACACTCAAATCAACAGGAGAGACCTCCGGCTAGGCGCGGATGAGGcg GCGGTCATAGCTGAAGGGTTGTTTGACCAGAGCTTTGAGGACCGAGTGGACGTCTGGTGCAAAGTCGCgaaactcacccaggagttggcGGCCAGTATAGGCCGAACAGTG GACACCTTTGATATCAGCGAATTGAAGTTGTATCAAGGTGACATCCTCTTGACTCCGAGGACGGTGGACAAGCTAGTTGACCATGACGAAACTCCCGGACGTAAGCAGAGAACCCTTCGTCCCAGTGGTTCAAACCCGGACTTCGCACTGCTCGCTAAGGATCGTTCAGCCCGCTCTGCGGAAAGAGTAAAGAGGAAGGTGATCACCGATAAACAGTATTTCTGGGACAACGCAATAGTGCCATGGAGATTTGATGACAGCAAACTTA GTGGCCCTTG GTGTTATTCCTACATCGGGAAAGATCCGGCTGGACAACCAGTTTCAATTGGTCGTGGTTGCGAAACT TTGGGAATAATCTCTCATGAAATTGGCCACGCAATCGGATTTTCTCACGAACAGTCTCGCCCGGACAGAAATCGTTATGTCCGGATAAACTTCAGTAATGTCTGGCGAGGATTTGAAGGGAATTTCTACGCTAACAAATGGAATACTTTTCATACAGAGAACACGCCATACGATTACAGCTCTCTCATGCACTACGCTTCCAGA GACTTCGCTCGAGACGTGTCGCGTGACACTCTGGAAGCCGTGGACCCTGCAATGAGGGCGACGATGGGCCAAAGAGACGAATTATCTTTCTGGGATATCAAGGGGGCCAACAGCAGATACTGTTCTC agagCTGTGGCGAGGATTCCTTGGAATGGGACCGATGTGCTCATGAAGGGTTCAGAAACCCAAATAACTGTAGCGAGTGCCTTTGTCCATTAGGATGGGCGCCACCATTCTGCGAAGAGCCCATCTCTAGTA CTGATTGTGGCATTAACACTTTTGAAGCAACAACCTCCGTTCAAACTTTCACCACGCCTGGTTACAATGAAGATGGAATGGCGCTGGAGACTACCTGCGCATACAGGTTCACG GCCCCGGACAACATGAGAGTCAGGATGAAGTTTGTGAATGACTTTGTTATCGAGGACAGCTCTAGGATTGCCCGTGCCCCAGCCTGTGGCTCTTTCGTAGAAGTCCGACACCAAAACATGGCTGTAACGGGCCCAAG ATTCTGTGGCAGGGAAACTCCACAAGAGGAATTCGTCTCGCACGGTTCAGATCTTCTACTCACAACCGCCAACTTTTTCACTTCAAACAGAGGATTCCAAGTGGAATATTCTGCAG AATTTTGTGGTGGCTGTTCGGCCGAATCGAACTCAGATTCTCAGCCGGCTTGCTTGTCAACCGAGTTGTACCCGTGTAACAGTGT ATCTACGCCTCGTGAGAATCTATGCTTTGATGTGGCCGCTGACAACAAGTATTATTGCTGTGATGGCTTCACCCTCTCAGGAGATACTTGCTCAA GACAGACCGGCATCATTTCTCCGGCCACAACAGAAGCCACTACGACGACAGCTGAACCAACCACGACTACAACTGAAGCGACTACCACTACTACTCAGCCGACTACCACTACAACTCAGCCAACTACCACTACCACTCAGCCAACTACCACTACCACTCAGCCGACTACTACCACCACTCAGCCGACTACCACTACCACTCAGCCGACTACCACTACCACTCAGCCGACTACCACTACCACTGAAGGCACGACCACCACATTCTCACCGATT gTAGTATTTACCTCAAGTTTATTTTTCGTCTTCTTTTACGTTTTAGAGAAATTCCTGTACCAGGAGGAGGACAAAACCCTAAATTCCGCGGAAATAATCTGTGAAT GGCTATCTGATAAACTGTCAGATAACGTGTGA